A single region of the Streptococcus sanguinis genome encodes:
- a CDS encoding LysR family transcriptional regulator, whose protein sequence is MNFKDFYYFYDLSQLQSYTGVAQKHGISQPSVSYAIKRLEKEFHCPLIAHDPSPRTFKLTLQGEILLRHIQKVLPEIQGAKKEILRSLSQFNTIGFPPIIIDYLVRKQPAFINNVAALQSIHPVQEGSVELLEMLSKGELDASFLGSLEPIRDHRFQVQEMGKRNLFYILHRNHPLATKKLLHFSDVINEDFIIPDEHFVHLKAFEQLNERYHHEATPFFQTDDIQLLKQLLRKEVGISLLADLALTDSEDELIAIPMAKDELISFYISLVEPRESNLKPEVIQFFEKLLN, encoded by the coding sequence ATGAATTTTAAGGACTTTTATTATTTTTACGATCTTAGTCAACTGCAATCCTATACCGGAGTTGCCCAAAAGCACGGGATCAGTCAACCATCCGTTTCTTATGCGATTAAACGACTAGAAAAGGAATTTCACTGCCCATTAATCGCACATGATCCTTCTCCTCGCACCTTCAAATTAACGCTTCAAGGAGAGATCCTGTTGCGACATATTCAAAAGGTCTTGCCTGAAATTCAAGGAGCAAAAAAAGAGATTCTACGGAGTCTTTCTCAGTTTAATACTATCGGTTTTCCGCCAATTATCATTGACTATCTTGTCCGAAAACAACCTGCCTTTATCAATAATGTTGCGGCCCTTCAAAGTATCCATCCTGTCCAAGAAGGATCTGTTGAACTTTTAGAAATGCTTTCCAAAGGGGAACTAGATGCTAGTTTTTTGGGGAGTTTGGAGCCTATTAGAGATCATCGTTTCCAGGTGCAAGAAATGGGCAAACGAAATCTCTTCTATATCCTTCATCGCAATCATCCACTCGCTACTAAAAAGCTATTGCATTTCTCAGATGTTATCAATGAAGATTTTATCATTCCAGATGAACACTTTGTTCATTTAAAGGCTTTTGAACAATTGAATGAGCGCTATCACCATGAAGCTACTCCTTTTTTTCAGACAGATGATATTCAGCTTCTAAAACAACTCCTTCGTAAAGAAGTAGGAATTAGTTTGCTAGCCGATCTTGCACTAACAGACAGTGAAGATGAACTGATCGCGATTCCTATGGCCAAAGACGAACTGATCAGCTTTTATATTTCACTAGTTGAACCAAGAGAAAGCAATCTTAAACCGGAGGTCATCCAATTCTTCGAAAAACTACTGAATTAA
- the leuS gene encoding leucine--tRNA ligase, which translates to MAYYNHKEIEPKWQKYWAEHHTFKTGTDKDKPNFYALDMFPYPSGAGLHVGHPEGYTATDILSRYKRARGYNVLHPMGWDAFGLPAEQYAMDTGNDPADFTAENIANFKRQINALGFSYDWDREINTTDPNYYKWTQWIFTKLYEKGLAYEAEVPVNWVEELGTAIANEEVLPDGTSERGGYPVVRKPMRQWMLKITAYAERLLNDLEELDWPESIKDMQRNWIGKSTGANVTFKIKDTDKDFTVFTTRPDTLFGATYAVLAPEHALVDAITSAEQAQAVADYKHAASLKSDLARTDLAKEKTGVWTGAYAINPVNGKEIPIWIADYVLASYGTGAIMAVPAHDERDWEFAKQFDLEIIPVLEGGNVADAAYTEDGPHINSGFLDGLDKAAAIEKMVAWLEAEGVGNEKVTYRLRDWLFSRQRYWGEPIPIIHWEDGTSTAVPENELPLVLPVTKDIRPSGTGESPLANLTDWLEVTREDGVKGRRETNTMPQWAGSSWYYLRYIDPHNNEKLADEELLQAWLPVDIYIGGAEHAVLHLLYARFWHKFLYDIGVVPTKEPFQKLFNQGMILGTSYRDSRGALVATDKVEKRDGSFFNIETGEELEQAPAKMSKSLKNVVNPDDVVEQYGADTLRVYEMFMGPLDASIAWSEEGLEGSRKFLDRVYRLLNSKELVTENSGALDKVYNETVKSVTEQIEELKFNTAIAQLMIFVNAANKEEKLYVEYAKGFIQLLAPFAPHLAEELWQAVAQTGESISYVTWPTYDESKLVEAEVEIVVQIKGKVRAKLVVTKDLSREELQEIALSDEKIKSEIADKEVVKVISVPNKLVNIVVK; encoded by the coding sequence ATGGCTTATTATAATCACAAAGAAATCGAGCCCAAGTGGCAGAAATACTGGGCAGAGCATCATACATTTAAGACCGGTACGGATAAGGACAAGCCTAACTTTTATGCGCTGGATATGTTTCCTTACCCATCAGGAGCGGGGCTCCATGTAGGGCATCCGGAGGGCTACACGGCGACAGATATCCTCAGCCGCTACAAGCGGGCTCGGGGCTATAATGTCCTTCATCCTATGGGCTGGGATGCCTTTGGCCTGCCGGCTGAGCAATACGCCATGGATACAGGGAATGACCCAGCTGATTTTACAGCGGAAAACATTGCCAACTTCAAGCGTCAAATCAATGCTCTAGGATTTTCGTATGACTGGGACCGAGAAATCAATACAACTGACCCTAATTACTACAAGTGGACCCAGTGGATTTTCACCAAGCTTTACGAAAAAGGCCTGGCTTATGAAGCTGAAGTGCCAGTAAACTGGGTAGAAGAGCTGGGAACGGCTATCGCTAATGAGGAAGTTCTGCCAGACGGTACATCTGAGCGCGGTGGCTATCCAGTTGTCCGCAAACCCATGCGTCAGTGGATGCTGAAAATCACAGCCTATGCAGAACGTCTGCTCAATGACTTGGAGGAATTGGACTGGCCAGAATCTATCAAGGATATGCAGCGCAACTGGATTGGCAAGTCAACTGGTGCCAATGTAACCTTCAAGATTAAGGACACAGATAAGGACTTCACCGTCTTTACGACTCGTCCGGACACCCTTTTTGGTGCGACCTATGCTGTTTTGGCTCCAGAGCATGCTCTCGTTGATGCCATTACAAGTGCAGAACAAGCCCAAGCAGTAGCAGACTACAAACACGCAGCCAGCCTCAAATCCGACCTGGCTCGGACTGATTTGGCTAAGGAGAAGACTGGTGTCTGGACAGGAGCTTATGCTATCAATCCTGTCAACGGCAAGGAAATCCCAATCTGGATTGCTGACTATGTGCTTGCTAGCTACGGAACAGGAGCCATCATGGCTGTTCCAGCGCATGACGAGCGCGACTGGGAGTTTGCTAAGCAGTTTGACTTGGAGATTATTCCGGTTCTAGAGGGTGGGAATGTTGCTGACGCTGCTTATACAGAAGACGGTCCGCATATTAACTCTGGCTTCCTAGATGGCTTAGACAAGGCTGCCGCTATCGAAAAGATGGTTGCTTGGCTGGAAGCAGAAGGTGTCGGAAATGAAAAAGTCACCTATCGTCTGCGCGACTGGCTCTTTAGCCGTCAGCGTTACTGGGGTGAGCCGATTCCAATCATTCATTGGGAAGACGGGACTTCAACAGCTGTCCCTGAAAATGAATTGCCACTTGTCTTGCCTGTAACCAAGGATATACGCCCTTCTGGTACCGGTGAAAGCCCTCTGGCCAATCTGACTGACTGGCTGGAAGTGACTCGGGAGGATGGTGTCAAAGGACGCCGCGAAACCAACACCATGCCTCAATGGGCTGGTTCTAGCTGGTATTACCTGCGTTACATTGACCCGCACAACAATGAGAAATTAGCAGATGAAGAGCTGCTCCAGGCTTGGCTGCCAGTTGATATTTATATCGGTGGTGCAGAGCATGCCGTGCTCCATCTTCTCTACGCTCGCTTCTGGCACAAGTTCCTCTATGATATCGGAGTAGTGCCAACTAAAGAGCCTTTCCAAAAACTCTTTAACCAAGGGATGATTCTGGGGACTAGCTACCGTGATAGTCGAGGTGCCCTAGTGGCGACAGACAAGGTGGAAAAACGCGATGGTTCTTTCTTCAATATCGAAACTGGAGAAGAACTGGAGCAAGCGCCTGCTAAGATGTCTAAGTCTCTGAAGAATGTAGTCAACCCAGACGATGTAGTGGAGCAATATGGTGCCGATACACTGCGTGTCTATGAAATGTTCATGGGGCCGCTGGATGCGTCTATCGCTTGGAGCGAGGAAGGGTTAGAAGGCAGCCGCAAGTTCCTGGATCGGGTTTATCGTCTCCTTAACTCTAAGGAATTGGTCACTGAAAATAGCGGAGCATTGGACAAGGTCTACAATGAAACAGTCAAGTCTGTCACAGAGCAGATTGAGGAGCTCAAGTTTAACACAGCCATTGCCCAGCTCATGATCTTTGTCAATGCAGCCAACAAGGAAGAAAAGCTCTATGTCGAATATGCCAAAGGCTTTATTCAATTGCTGGCGCCTTTTGCACCGCATTTGGCTGAAGAACTCTGGCAGGCAGTCGCTCAAACTGGTGAGAGCATTTCCTATGTAACTTGGCCAACTTATGACGAAAGCAAACTGGTCGAAGCAGAGGTCGAAATCGTTGTTCAAATCAAGGGTAAAGTTCGTGCTAAGCTAGTCGTAACTAAGGACTTGAGCCGTGAGGAACTGCAGGAAATCGCTCTGTCAGATGAAAAAATCAAGTCTGAAATCGCCGACAAAGAAGTTGTAAAAGTCATTAGCGTACCAAATAAACTTGTTAATATCGTTGTGAAATAA